Below is a genomic region from Balaenoptera acutorostrata chromosome 9, mBalAcu1.1, whole genome shotgun sequence.
AGAGGTTCACCATCAGAAGAACGCTTGTGGCATTAAGAGCTTCAGCAAAAAGTCAGGCCAGGCAGCTCGTGCACATCTGTGGCTGGGGTGGCCCTGAGTGCACAGACTCTCATGACGTGGGAAGACACTCCAGGGGCAGCCTCAGGTCACGTGTCCTGGTTCGGCCAAAATTTGTAAACGTGCCCGAGCTGTTCTTCAGGCAGAGGACTCATCAGAAATGGGCAGTGACTCCCGTATAGCCATTTCTGGTGTGAGGAGCAGCCCTCACTCTCCTAATTTGTCCCAACCATCAATCTGGAACACAAAGGAGAGAGGAAACTGGTTATCTGAAAACATACCTGGGCACATCTCAGGGCCTGGAATTGAATTATTTCCTAAAACGGAAGCTTTTCTGTCTGCAAATGCTGCTGTTCAGCCAAGTTAAGACGACGCCAGCAGGGCTGGGCAAAACTGGGTGGCTAAATGGAGGGCCTCGCTCAAGTGACCAGTCCAGATGTACTCAAGTACACTCACTGCTTGCGAAAGTAATCCAACCTAGACTTCAGCTCATCCCTTAGTGTTTATTCTTGGACAGCAACTCTTCTAAAATAAGTAAACCCCTAAAATCGTAACTTTACACAAATTTCTGTGGAACTAGAAAATAGCACAGGTCAAATCCTATAGGACTATAATTCCAAAAGTCCACAGAGGCTACTTGACTTTGTCTTGCTGTTATATGGAAGCAGGAAGTCAGCCACAGAAAGGCTCCTGTGTAAGCTGCCAGGCGGATCTGACCAAGATCTCTACTCCCCTGTGAGCAAGGCATGGGCTACGGTTCCTCTCGAGGTGTAAAGTGTAAGCATCCGTGTTAGCCGGACTCTGCTTCCAGTAAGTGACCCAGCAACGTGACTTTAACATTTGATGGTCTTTATTTCCTCCATATAATGAGATGAGAAACAGCACCGTCCTACATCTTATCCCTAAGAGCCAAACTCTGGATTCAAAGGCAATGATGTCTAATATCATGAAAACAATACAACTGCAAAGTCTTATATCTTTAAAAAGCCTCATATTCTTCTTGCTTTGGTTCAGATTGGTAAGAAATCAGGCTGTAGCCAGAGGCTGGGGGCTTTTGCCAGTGGAGGTGAGAGGAAAGGGCTGACTCATGGCCCTGAGTCCTGAAGCAGTCACGGCCAAAGGGTGGAGAGGTTTCCCAAGACAGCAAGAGCATAAATTACAGCATTCTGGTGAAGTCCACTTTCAGCAGTGTTACACCTGGCTGTAATCATAAATAATCCTCTGAGACAGCTGGACTTCAAATGCTTAATGCTGCCCCCTGTAGAAAATAACCCCTCACATCAAGGCTACACATGCTAACTGATTCTCATGGGAAACTGTATTTTCTGTAACTTCACTTGTTTATAGGAGGTTTGACATCTAGAGAGAGCAAGGCTCTCTGACTTTCTACACTCAGCAGATGATACGTCAACTCCTCTCACGCTGATTATCTCCTAAAAGCATCATCCCACACAGGTTCAGAGAACTTCAGAATCACATCTTATCCTGGAGCCTCCTTTAGTTTAGGGTACGAAGACAGCTGAAGTGTGACGACTGCAGAACGACAGCCCTGTCTGCCTGGACCCTCATCTCCACTCTGCCCCGCAGCAGGCACGAAGCATccgtttcttcatctctaaacaGAGGTATTAAGCACCACAGCACCCGATTCATAAGCACACAGGTGGCGCCAAGCAGTGCCGGGTACAGGGTTAACAGCCATATTACCTATTACTGTTACTGTTTTAGCCGAAGAGGGCGCCACTCCAGGCTGACCAGACCCCAGAGCAGAAGAGGTGGCCCCTCCCGTGACTCTCAGCGGCCCCTACCTTTCCAGTTTCCCGCTGGATGAGGTCCCGCATCTCCTCCGTCCAGCCCAGAAGCTCCACCAGCCTCTTCACACCGTGAACCACGTCCCCCAGCTGGACCACATCCCTGCCCCGAGGATGCCTAGCCAAGGACCCCACCAAGTCCCGGTTGATGAGCAATCGGGGCACCGAGCTCCGCACGGCCTCAGACAAGCTGGCGAAAGGTTCCACCTGAAAAATTGCCCAAACGTGAGGAGCACAGCGCccgccctccccagccctcagGACCGCTCTGCCACAGCCCCTGCAGCCCTGGAGGGACAGCACAGACTGACAGTGAGACCTCGGATACGGAGAAAACCCAGCACCCGTGTCATTTCTTCAGTAGCGCTCCCACCGCTGGGTCTCGATGCCcttgttcccccccaccccagcctccctctcATCCACGCCCCCTTTCTCTTCCAACATCTCCTGGATCCTGTGGGCCTCCCTGCTAAAGCTCACGCACACCATCTTCCCTGCCCTCCTCATCCACACTCACCAGTGACACGACAGCTCGTCCACCTGGTCTCCCTCCCTGAGAGCAAGGGCCCGGCGCCTCACAGAGGGGCCACCACTGAGGGGTtcctcacacacacactgcagcagggcctggcacacagcaggcaggcTCACTGAAAAACACACAGCTCTGGGCCTCTGACTGGCTGGGGCCCCAGGCACGGGTCTTTCTGGCCCCGCTGCCCCTTGGTGCCTGCATCCAATCAGGCACAGCCCATTTCAGGGTCTCATCACGTCCTTTAGAAGTCTCCTGAGCTGCAAATCCAGACACATCTCCCAGGCACCTCAAACACACGTGTGCAGGACTGAACTCCGCATCCCTGATCCAGATTCCTTCTCACCAGCAAAGGCCCTGACCCCACAAAGAGGCAGACGCCTCTCCCTTCGGTCCGCAAAGTGACGCCAGCCCCCGAGTCCAGCCGTTCCCTCCCTGCCGCCTCTCGCGGCCCCGCAGTCTGGCTGTTCTCAGCCTCCTGGACGTCTGCTCACTTCAGCCCGTCCCCAGGTCTCTCTGACCCCAAGGACGACCAGCTACATCCCTGGTTTCACTGCTT
It encodes:
- the SIRT3 gene encoding NAD-dependent protein deacetylase sirtuin-3, mitochondrial isoform X4 → MVDRVPRCPVCTGVVKPDIVFFGEMLPHRFLLHLADFPMADLLLILGTSLEVEPFASLSEAVRSSVPRLLINRDLVGSLARHPRGRDVVQLGDVVHGVKRLVELLGWTEEMRDLIQRETGKIDGWDKLGE